Proteins co-encoded in one Capsicum annuum cultivar UCD-10X-F1 chromosome 9, UCD10Xv1.1, whole genome shotgun sequence genomic window:
- the LOC124887082 gene encoding LOW QUALITY PROTEIN: transcription factor bHLH140 (The sequence of the model RefSeq protein was modified relative to this genomic sequence to represent the inferred CDS: inserted 2 bases in 1 codon; deleted 2 bases in 1 codon) yields MHNSQKRSTTYSTYFSSSSKNINGKKKEXVMKLSTDPQSVAACERRHRISDHFKILQSLVPRGSKIDTVTMLEEAIHYDKFLKTQIWLYRTMINLVGDSHNHPNYYSNHEMVECNDPLVDQNILINNNNNNNNNNNNNNNNNNNNNNNNNLIEYQLDGFQQIGFSFSVGDQFRGEKTNIYGDAFMYY; encoded by the exons atgcataactcacaaaaaag aTCAACAACTtattccacttatttttcttcttcaagcaAAAATATTAatgggaaaaaaaaaga agttatgAAGCTATCCACTGATCCACAAAGTGTCGCAGCGTGTGAAAGGAGACATAGAATCAGTGATCATTTCAAGATTTTGCAGAGTTTAGTACCTCGTGGTTCTAAAATAGACACTGTTACCATGTTGGAAGAAGCAATTCACTATGACAAGTTCCTCAAGACACAAATTTGGCTTTATCGAACAATGATTAATCTTGTGGGTGATAGTCATAATCATCCAAATTATTATTCTAATCATGAAATGGTGGAATGTAATGACCCTCTTGTTGATCAGAATATactcataaataataataataataataataataataataataataataataataataataataataacaataacaacaacaacttgATAGAGTACCAGCTG GATGGCTTTCAACAAATTGGGTTTTCGTTTTCAGTTGGAGATCAATTTAGAGGAGAAAAAACTAATATTTATGGTGATGCTTTTATGTATTATTAG